From Deltaproteobacteria bacterium, one genomic window encodes:
- a CDS encoding peroxidase-related enzyme (This protein belongs to a clade of uncharacterized proteins related to peroxidases such as the alkylhydroperoxidase AhpD.): MTAWIEFQEGGHGGPETERALDNVRLRRGKVANVFRAQGLLPHTIAPHLDLYTALMFGPGPLSREDRELVAVVVSSFNDCEYCVAHHSEALRGSWRNDERVRTAARDFRRLPLPRKTQLLLEYAEQLTHKPFSMDVSLIDELREAGAGDDEILQVNLITAYFNFVNRVALGLGVTHTDEEVSGYLDEER; encoded by the coding sequence ATGACGGCGTGGATCGAATTCCAGGAAGGCGGACACGGCGGACCGGAGACGGAGCGTGCGCTGGACAACGTCCGACTGCGTCGCGGCAAGGTCGCGAACGTGTTTCGCGCGCAGGGTCTTCTGCCGCACACCATCGCCCCGCATCTCGATCTCTACACCGCGTTGATGTTCGGCCCGGGCCCGCTTTCGCGGGAGGATCGGGAACTCGTCGCCGTCGTCGTGTCGAGTTTCAACGACTGCGAGTACTGCGTGGCGCATCATTCGGAGGCGCTGCGCGGTTCGTGGCGCAACGACGAGCGCGTTCGCACGGCGGCGCGCGACTTCCGCCGTCTGCCTCTGCCGCGCAAGACGCAGCTTCTGCTCGAATACGCCGAGCAGCTCACGCACAAGCCGTTTTCGATGGATGTCTCGCTGATCGACGAACTGCGCGAGGCCGGGGCGGGCGACGACGAGATCCTTCAGGTCAATCTGATCACCGCGTATTTCAACTTCGTCAATCGCGTGGCACTCGGTCTCGGCGTGACGCACACCGACGAAGAGGTGTCGGGGTATCTCGACGAAGAGCGGTAA
- a CDS encoding PaaI family thioesterase has product MSPVKLPPPCMEFLNSELIEAGEGRARIRFVPDERMENPYGVIQGGILAAMLDNTIGPAVAFTHPDRASSTIHLAVNFLRSVRAGEVIVGTAEVVKSGRRQVYVEAQLERESDGALLVRASATNVFMDLPDGGGKPPANM; this is encoded by the coding sequence ATGAGCCCCGTGAAACTCCCTCCGCCGTGCATGGAATTCCTCAACTCGGAACTGATCGAGGCCGGCGAGGGGCGGGCGCGAATCCGCTTCGTTCCGGACGAACGCATGGAAAATCCGTACGGCGTTATCCAGGGCGGTATCCTCGCGGCGATGCTCGACAACACCATCGGCCCGGCGGTCGCGTTCACGCACCCCGACCGCGCGTCGTCAACGATCCATCTCGCCGTGAACTTCCTTCGGTCCGTGCGCGCGGGTGAGGTCATCGTCGGTACCGCCGAGGTCGTGAAGAGCGGCCGCCGCCAGGTGTACGTCGAAGCGCAGCTCGAACGTGAGAGCGACGGCGCGCTGCTCGTGCGTGCGTCGGCGACCAACGTTTTCATGGACCTGCCGGACGGCGGCGGGAAGCCGCCCGCGAATATGTGA
- a CDS encoding HD domain-containing protein: MLVVRDWFPEENWLKTMEKHWKSQPVIVAVDDVVEDLWALDALLENDGYNDVSLVDDYTRAMDRIRSQNPDLLMVSLSAFCGRGIELIDQIARDPYLKGIPLVALSSSSDNGLRAKASALGVLEILPKPYDAVETSLRLRNVLRVKAFQDFLQDENRIVEDLVQNRTKLLVRTRLEVIQRLAKAAEFRDNETGRHVIRVGLYSALMGRGLGLPQDQVDMLAHTAPMHDLGKIGIRDGILLKAGKLTAEEWDTMKTHTLIGYEMLMERTATPADVRSVLGAKSEHLDDNHLIRTSAMIALTHHEHLDGTGYPFGLRAYEIPLEGRIVAIADVYDALQSERPYKRAFPMEKCLQILRESSGTHVDPMILEVFMEHLDDVRRIQDEYAEPLGEAV; this comes from the coding sequence ATGCTGGTCGTTCGCGATTGGTTTCCGGAAGAAAACTGGCTCAAGACCATGGAAAAACACTGGAAATCCCAGCCGGTGATCGTGGCCGTGGACGACGTGGTCGAGGACCTGTGGGCGCTGGACGCCCTGCTTGAAAACGACGGTTACAACGATGTGAGCCTCGTCGACGACTACACCCGCGCCATGGACCGCATCCGGTCGCAGAATCCCGACCTGCTGATGGTGTCCCTGTCGGCGTTCTGCGGGCGGGGGATCGAACTGATCGACCAGATCGCCCGTGACCCCTACCTCAAGGGCATCCCCCTCGTCGCGCTGTCGTCGTCCTCGGACAACGGCCTGCGCGCCAAAGCCTCGGCCCTGGGAGTGCTCGAGATCCTGCCCAAGCCCTACGACGCGGTGGAAACCTCCCTTCGGCTGCGCAACGTGCTGCGCGTCAAGGCGTTTCAGGACTTCCTGCAGGACGAAAACCGCATCGTCGAGGACCTCGTCCAAAACCGCACAAAGCTGCTTGTCCGCACCCGACTCGAGGTCATCCAGCGCCTCGCCAAGGCGGCGGAGTTCCGCGACAACGAAACCGGTCGCCACGTCATCCGCGTGGGGCTGTATTCGGCGCTCATGGGGCGCGGGCTCGGGCTGCCGCAGGACCAGGTGGACATGCTCGCCCACACGGCCCCCATGCACGACCTCGGCAAGATCGGCATCCGCGACGGCATCCTGCTCAAGGCCGGCAAGCTCACCGCCGAGGAATGGGACACCATGAAGACGCACACCCTCATCGGCTACGAGATGCTGATGGAACGCACGGCCACGCCCGCCGACGTCCGCTCCGTGCTCGGTGCGAAGTCCGAACACCTCGACGACAACCACTTGATTCGCACCTCGGCGATGATCGCGCTGACGCACCACGAGCATCTCGACGGCACCGGCTACCCCTTCGGACTTCGCGCCTACGAAATCCCGCTCGAAGGCCGTATCGTCGCGATTGCCGACGTCTATGACGCGCTCCAGTCCGAGCGCCCCTACAAGCGCGCGTTCCCCATGGAGAAGTGCCTCCAGATCCTGCGCGAATCCTCGGGCACGCACGTCGATCCGATGATCCTCGAGGTCTTCATGGAACATCTCGACGACGTTCGCCGCATACAGGACGAGTACGCCGAACCGCTCGGTGAGGCCGTCTGA
- a CDS encoding TlpA family protein disulfide reductase yields the protein MRSFSLRIFIGLFGIFVLVSVAAAAGGKAPAFSLKDASGKSYALADYADKKAVLMTFWASWCKPCLLEMPMMEKIYQQYKDQGFEILSINTDTASGVPKAKQIVERKAVTYPVLYDTDSNVTGIYNQQGAFPYTVLINAAGEIVYTHKGFTPGDEKELDEKIRAAIGAK from the coding sequence ATGCGATCGTTTTCTTTGCGGATTTTCATCGGCCTGTTCGGGATTTTCGTGCTGGTTTCGGTCGCGGCCGCGGCCGGAGGAAAAGCCCCCGCGTTTTCGCTCAAGGACGCGTCGGGCAAGAGCTACGCCCTGGCCGATTACGCCGACAAAAAGGCCGTGCTCATGACGTTTTGGGCGAGCTGGTGCAAGCCGTGTTTGCTCGAAATGCCCATGATGGAAAAGATCTACCAGCAATACAAAGACCAGGGCTTCGAGATCCTGTCCATCAACACCGACACGGCGTCGGGCGTGCCCAAGGCCAAGCAGATCGTGGAGCGCAAGGCCGTCACCTATCCCGTTCTCTACGACACCGACTCCAACGTGACGGGAATCTACAACCAACAGGGCGCGTTCCCGTACACCGTGCTCATCAACGCGGCGGGCGAGATCGTGTACACGCACAAGGGATTCACGCCGGGCGACGAAAAGGAACTCGACGAGAAGATCCGCGCGGCGATCGGCGCGAAGTGA
- a CDS encoding DUF438 domain-containing protein: protein MSELINNREHRIETMKTVIRHLHAGKPADEVRGMLRDLVRETDATEIAAMEQSLIGDGMQIEEVKSMCDLHSAVLREVMVERQEAVLVPGHPVHTFRAENDALRGVIGRMREIQQRIVDSPDDAPVDAQLIASWRGAANELADVEKHYARKENLLFSFLEGHGITGPSKVMWAKDDDVRALVKNLHEALRAGEATLAEWKLVVWGVAEPTLAAMEEMFFKEENILFPLSMSTLTDDEWGQVYAQSPEYGWCLVAPESGYTPPEPKHPDQVHQVPAGKSITFPSGHLTFEQLLGLFIALPVDLTFVDADDRVRFFSEGPDRVFARSRAIIGRLVQHCHPPKSVDMVERILHDFKSGTQSVAEFWIEMHGKFVHIRYFAVRDEKGAYQGTLEVTQDLTRLRALTGERRLLQYDSAPAGSPS from the coding sequence ATGAGCGAACTCATCAACAACCGCGAACACCGCATCGAAACGATGAAGACCGTCATCCGCCACCTGCACGCGGGAAAGCCCGCCGATGAAGTGCGCGGCATGCTGCGCGACCTGGTGCGCGAGACCGACGCGACCGAGATCGCCGCGATGGAGCAATCGCTGATCGGCGACGGCATGCAGATCGAGGAAGTGAAGTCGATGTGCGACCTGCACTCCGCCGTGCTGCGCGAGGTGATGGTCGAGCGTCAGGAGGCCGTGCTCGTCCCCGGCCACCCGGTGCACACGTTCAGGGCGGAAAACGACGCCTTGCGCGGCGTGATCGGGCGGATGCGCGAGATTCAGCAGCGCATCGTGGACAGCCCCGACGACGCCCCCGTGGATGCTCAACTCATCGCGTCGTGGCGTGGCGCGGCGAACGAACTGGCTGACGTCGAGAAGCATTACGCACGCAAGGAAAACCTGCTGTTTTCGTTCCTCGAGGGCCACGGCATCACCGGTCCCTCGAAGGTGATGTGGGCGAAAGACGACGATGTGCGCGCGCTGGTGAAGAACCTCCACGAAGCCCTGCGTGCGGGCGAAGCCACCCTCGCCGAATGGAAGCTCGTCGTCTGGGGCGTCGCCGAACCGACGCTCGCGGCGATGGAGGAGATGTTCTTCAAGGAAGAGAACATCCTGTTCCCGCTCTCGATGTCCACGCTGACCGACGACGAGTGGGGGCAGGTGTACGCGCAGTCGCCGGAATACGGCTGGTGCCTCGTCGCACCCGAAAGCGGATACACGCCGCCCGAACCGAAGCACCCCGATCAGGTGCATCAGGTGCCCGCGGGCAAGTCGATCACGTTCCCCTCGGGGCATCTCACGTTCGAGCAGTTGCTCGGCCTCTTCATTGCGCTGCCCGTCGATCTGACCTTCGTCGATGCCGACGACCGTGTGCGTTTCTTCTCGGAAGGACCCGACCGCGTCTTCGCGCGCAGCCGTGCGATCATCGGGCGGCTCGTGCAGCACTGCCATCCGCCCAAGAGCGTCGACATGGTCGAGCGCATCCTGCACGACTTCAAATCCGGGACGCAGAGCGTTGCCGAGTTTTGGATCGAAATGCACGGGAAATTCGTCCACATTCGCTATTTCGCGGTGCGCGACGAGAAGGGGGCCTATCAGGGCACGCTCGAAGTCACGCAGGACCTCACGCGGCTTCGCGCTCTGACGGGAGAGCGCCGGCTGCTGCAATACGACAGCGCTCCCGCCGGGAGTCCGTCATGA
- a CDS encoding SDR family oxidoreductase: MTMRFANKVVVVTGASRGIGREVALRFAAEGAKVVLVSRKLDALETVAGEIRAAGGEAAAVACHVGEVAKIPEAVAAIKAAYGRIDVLVNNAATNPIFGPSLFAEESAFDKIFAVNVKGPFFLCKETLPTFQEQGGGVIVNIASTAGLVPMPGLGVYSVSKSALIGLGKMLASEWAPFHVRVNTVCPGLIKTKFSQALWGTDEILSQVIAMQKVQRLGRPEDVAGAVLFLASDDSAFMTGQTMVVDGGVL; this comes from the coding sequence ATGACCATGCGTTTTGCGAACAAGGTCGTGGTGGTGACGGGCGCGAGCCGGGGCATCGGGCGCGAGGTGGCGCTGCGTTTCGCCGCCGAGGGCGCGAAGGTCGTGTTGGTCAGCCGCAAGCTCGACGCGCTCGAGACCGTCGCGGGCGAGATCCGCGCGGCGGGCGGCGAGGCGGCGGCCGTCGCTTGCCACGTCGGCGAGGTCGCGAAGATCCCCGAGGCGGTCGCGGCGATCAAAGCCGCGTATGGGCGCATCGACGTGCTCGTGAACAACGCGGCGACCAACCCCATCTTCGGGCCGTCGCTCTTCGCCGAGGAATCGGCCTTCGACAAGATCTTCGCCGTCAACGTGAAAGGTCCGTTCTTTTTGTGCAAGGAAACTTTGCCGACGTTTCAGGAGCAGGGCGGCGGCGTGATCGTCAACATCGCGTCCACGGCGGGGCTTGTTCCCATGCCGGGGCTCGGCGTGTACTCGGTCAGCAAGTCGGCGCTCATCGGCCTCGGCAAAATGCTTGCGTCCGAGTGGGCGCCGTTTCACGTGCGCGTCAACACGGTCTGCCCGGGCCTCATCAAGACGAAGTTCTCGCAGGCGCTGTGGGGCACCGACGAGATCCTGAGTCAGGTGATTGCCATGCAAAAGGTCCAGCGCCTCGGCCGGCCCGAGGACGTGGCCGGGGCGGTGCTCTTTCTCGCCTCCGACGACTCGGCGTTCATGACCGGACAGACCATGGTCGTCGACGGCGGCGTGCTGTAG
- a CDS encoding DUF1858 domain-containing protein has product MNAARSEILATTRVGALLDAYPELEAELLDISPAFSKLKNPILRKTVAKVATLRMAAEMAGVPVGELVNRLRRAAGQGETTVESAAPVDDDATWIAAVREVHRFDAEEMLSRGEHPLEPAIDRAASLQAGEAIVVASPFRPDPLIDAFRKKGYRVACRQVEASAFETWISPKGTNGAG; this is encoded by the coding sequence ATGAACGCGGCGCGCAGTGAAATTCTCGCGACGACCCGAGTGGGCGCGCTGCTCGACGCCTATCCCGAACTCGAAGCGGAACTGCTCGACATCTCGCCCGCGTTCTCGAAGCTGAAAAACCCCATCCTGCGCAAGACGGTCGCCAAGGTCGCGACGCTGCGCATGGCGGCGGAGATGGCCGGCGTGCCGGTCGGCGAACTCGTGAACCGGCTGCGTCGCGCGGCCGGGCAGGGCGAGACGACGGTCGAATCGGCCGCGCCCGTGGATGACGACGCGACGTGGATCGCCGCCGTGCGCGAGGTGCATCGCTTCGACGCCGAGGAGATGCTGTCGCGCGGCGAGCACCCGCTGGAGCCGGCGATCGACCGTGCTGCGTCGCTCCAGGCCGGCGAGGCGATCGTCGTCGCAAGCCCGTTCCGCCCCGATCCGCTGATCGACGCCTTCCGCAAGAAGGGCTATCGCGTGGCGTGCCGTCAGGTCGAAGCGTCGGCTTTTGAGACGTGGATCTCGCCCAAGGGAACGAATGGCGCGGGCTGA